The following are from one region of the Poecilia reticulata strain Guanapo linkage group LG7, Guppy_female_1.0+MT, whole genome shotgun sequence genome:
- the iqsec1a gene encoding IQ motif and Sec7 domain ArfGEF 1a isoform X3 has protein sequence MDKPSVWRAVVSSTDPRRTRDPGSHPSRPGSAMGYRLYDIVEGDGRPSESGPSLDGRANYGQGPVTHGSAISPDRFDGPLYSHGVQPGPQRPRRPKLQHSQSILRKQAEEEAIKRSRSLSESYELSADLQDKQVEMLERKYGGRFITRHAARTIQTAFRQYQMNKNFERLRSSMSENRMSRRIVLSNMRMQLSFEGPEKVHSSYFEGRQVSMTEDGTPLSMVQSERGDVEVHQQANMTSHPPPQADLTDAITELEDAFSRQVKSLAESIDDALNCRSLQGDEGPDPEAMGCSKVQGEVPYQMKSHRRPAGRMRDETVASYSDVTLFIDEDDMSHPAALRSGDQPSSTESDLRLQSVNSSQEYWPIDSKDEGRDTDTSCRSTPSLECQEQRLRVDHLPLLTIEPPSDSSAELSDRSDRGSVKRPPVYEPHGHIVTSSQASPKHISHGPPPRAPSRDDDAPLRHRHRQLESHLAINGSANRQSKSESDFSDGDNDSINSTSNSNDTINCSSESSSRDSLREQTLSKQTYHKETRNSWDSPIFSNDVIRKRHYRIGLNLFNKKPEKGIQYLTERGFIPDTPVGVAHFLLQRKGLSRQMIGEFLGNRQKQFNRDVLDCVVDEMDFQSMELDEALRKFQNHIRVQGEAQKVERLIEAFSQRYCICNPTVVRQFRNPDTIFILAFAIILLNTDMYSPNVKPERKMKLEDFIKNLRGVDDGEDIPRETLVGIYERIRKRELKTNEDHVSQVQKVEKLIVGKKPIGSLHHGLGCVLSLPHRRLVCYCRLFEVPDPNKPQKLGLHQREIFLFNDLLVVTKIFQKKKNSVTYSFRQSFSLYGMQVMLFENQYYPNGIRLTSAIPGADIKVLINFNAPNPQDRKKFTDDLRESIAEVQEMEKYRIESELEKQKGVVRPSMSQSSGLKKEAGNGGMNRASLDDSYAMGEGLKRSALSSSLRDLSEAGKRGRRSSAGSLDSNMEGSIISSPHTRRRPTTAREGSSRGHPSVPNSASTSILGSLFGSKRGKPSSQSQPPLPPPSHPTLISHKPHPTNLHHTAQVVHTVQAQLHGPHPQYGQVPQNPPPYHHHHHYHPPPHTQYHQHPAYSSHAHHHSQHGHYSQHPHHAQHSHHHGQQAGPAHGGHKPKHSGISTVV, from the exons TGTGGAAGGAGATGGACGGCCCAGTGAGAGCGGTCCTTCCTTGGACGGCAGAGCCAACTATGGCCAGGGTCCCGTAACTCACGGCTCGGCCATCAGCCCCGACCGATTCGACGGCCCGCTTTACAGCCACGGGGTCCAACCCGGGCCGCAGAGGCCCCGTCGGCCCAAACTCCAACACTCGCAATCCATCCTCCGCAAGCAGGCCGAGGAGGAGGCCATCAAACGGTCTCGTTCTCTCTCTGAGAGCTATGAGCTCTCTGCTGACCTTCAGGATAAACAG GTGGAAATGCTGGAGCGTAAATATGGTGGAAGGTTCATAACTCGGCATGCAGCTCGCACCATTCAGACAGCCTTCAGGCAGTATCAGATGAACAAGAACTTTGAACGTCTCAGGAGCTCTATGTCAGAGAACCGTATGTCCAGGCGCATCGTTCTTTCTAACATGAGGATGCAGCTTTCGTTTGAGGGCCCTGAGAAAGTGCACAGCTCTTACTTTGAAGGGAGGCAGGTGTCCATGACGGAGGACGGCACCCCGCTGTCCATGGTGCAGTCTGAACGTGGGGACGTGGAAGTCCACCAGCAGGCAAACATGACGTCACACCCTCCGCCGCAGGCTGACCTGACCGATGCCATCACGGAGCTGGAGGACGCCTTCTCCAGGCAGGTTAAGTCTCTGGCAGAGTCCATAGACGATGCGCTGAACTGTCGTAGCCTTCAGGGGGACGAGGGGCCTGACCCTGAGGCTATGGGCTGCTCCAAAGTGCAGGGAGAAGTGCCCTATCAGATGAAGTCCCACCGCAGGCCAGCTGGACGGATGCGAGACGAAACTGTTGCATCGTATAGTGACGTTACTTTGTTCATCGATGAGGATGACATGTCCCATCCTGCTGCTCTGAGGTCAGGGGACCAGCCGTCCAGTACAGAATCAGACTTACGGCTGCAGTCAGTAAACTCCTCCCAGGAGTACTGGCCTATTGACTCTAAAGATGAGGGTCGTGACACAGACACTAGCTGCCGCAGCACTCCTTCTCTAGAGTGCCAAGAACAGCGTCTTAGAGTGGACCACCTCCCTCTTCTGACCATAGAACCTCCAAGTGACAGTTCAGCTGAGCTCAGTGATCGCTCTGACCGTGGCTCTGTCAAACGACCGCCTGTATACGAACCTCACGGCCACATCGTGACGTCCTCCCAGGCAAGCCCCAAACACATATCCCATGGACCCCCGCCACGAGCGCCCTCCCGCGACGATGACGCGCCTCTGCGCCACCGCCACCGGCAGCTAGAAAGCCACCTGGCCATCAATGGCTCAGCAAACCGGCAAAGCAAGTCTGAATCAGACTTCTCAGATGGGGACAACGACAGCATCAACAGCACATCGAACTCAAACGACACCATAAACTGCAGCTCCGAGTCCTCGTCGAGGGACAGCCTCCGAGAGCAGACGCTAAGTAAGCAGACCTACCACAAAGAGACTCGAAACAGCTGGGACTCGCCAATCTTCAGCAATGACGTGATCCGCAAGAGACACTACCGCATCGGCCTCAATCTTTTCAACAA GAAACCCGAGAAGGGCATCCAGTACTTGACCGAGCGGGGGTTCATTCCTGACACCCCGGTCGGTGTTGCCCACTTCCTACTTCAAAGGAAGGGGCTCAGCAGGCAGATGATTGGAGAATTTTTGGGCAATCGACAAAAACAGTTCAACAGAGATGTCCTGGA CTGTGTGGTAGATGAAATGGACTTCCAGAGCATGGAGCTGGATGAGGCCCTTAGGAAGTTTCAAAACCACATCCGTGTCCAAGGGGAAGCTCAGAAGGTGGAGCGGCTCATTGAAGCGTTCAG CCAGCGGTACTGCATCTGTAACCCCACGGTGGTGCGACAGTTTAGGAACCCCGACACCATCTTCATCCTGGCCTTCGCTATCATTCTTCTCAACACTGACATGTACAGCCCAAACGTCAAGCCAGAGAGGAAAATGAAACTGGAAGACTTCATCAAGAATTTAAGAG GTGTGGATGATGGGGAGGACATCCCCAGAGAGACTTTGGTCGGCATCTATGAGAGGATTCGCAAGCGAGAGCTTAAGACTAATGAAGACCACGTGTCACAGGTGCAGAAGGTGGAGAAACTCATAGTGGGAAAGAAACCA ATTGGTTCACTCCACCATGGACTGGGATGT GTGCTGTCGCTGCCCCATCGACGTTTGGTGTGTTACTGCCGCCTGTTTGAAGTGCCAGACCCCAACAAGCCTCAGAAGCTGGGCCTGCATCAGCGGGAGATCTTCCTGTTCAATGACCTCCTCGTG GTAACAAAGATTttccagaagaagaagaattcgGTTACATACAGCTTCCGTCAGTCCTTCTCTCTGTATGGGATGCAAGTGATGCTGTTTGAAAACCAGT ATTACCCAAATGGAATCAGACTTACATCAGCAATACCAGGTGCAGACATCAAAGTTCTCATCAACTTTAACGCGCCCAACCCCCAGGACCGAAAGAAGTTCACAGACGACCTGAGAGAGTCAATTGCAGAGGTCCAGGAAATGGAGAAATACAGAATAGAGT CCGAGCTGGAGAAGCAGAAGGGGGTGGTGAGGCCCAGCATGTCTCAAAGTTCCGGCCTGAAGAAGGAAGCCGGCAACGGGGGCATGAACCGCGCCAGTCTGGACGACAGCTACGCCATGGGCGAGGGTCTGAAGAGGAGCGCCCTCAGCAGCTCCCTGCGGGACCTCTCCGAAGCAG GCAAGCGAGGGCGTCGCAGCAGTGCAGGATCACTAGACAGCAATATGGAA GGGTCCATCATTAGTAGTCCGCACACACGTCGGAGACCTACAACAGCACGTGAGGGCTCCTCCCGCGGCCATCCCTCCGTCCCCAACTCGGCATCAACGTCCATCCTCGGGTCCCTCTTCGGCAGCAAGCGGGGGAAGCCCTCGTCTCAGAGCCAGCCCCCTCTGCCGCCGCCCAGCCACCCCACCCTCATATCGCACAAGCCGCACCCGACCAACCTGCACCACACGGCCCAGGTGGTGCACACGGTGCAGGCGCAGCTACACGGCCCACACCCCCAGTACGGCCAGGTCCCGCAGAACCCCCCGCcttaccaccaccaccaccactacCACCCGCCTCCCCACACGCAATACCACCAGCACCCGGCCTACTCCTCGCACGCGCACCACCACTCGCAGCACGGCCATTACAGCCAGCACCCGCATCACGCCCAGCACTCTCACCACCACGGCCAGCAGGCGGGCCCAGCACACGGCGGGCACAAACCTAAACACAGTGGCATCAGCACCGTAGTGTGA